A genomic segment from Gracilinanus agilis isolate LMUSP501 chromosome 1, AgileGrace, whole genome shotgun sequence encodes:
- the LOC123241519 gene encoding LOW QUALITY PROTEIN: zinc finger protein 106-like (The sequence of the model RefSeq protein was modified relative to this genomic sequence to represent the inferred CDS: inserted 2 bases in 1 codon), with the protein MVRKRKCILCHTVYSSKKEMNEHVRSMLHHRELENLKGRDSDHECRVCRVTVVGLSAYAKHISSQFHKDNVDAQEREEDGKEEEVEEEYFDKELVQLIKQRNEQSXDEASVSGQEINSDDRRQWRREDRGAYQERDVYDQPSWHHRAPLQRDWKWEKDGFNGGRKNNFPHSLRNGGGPRGRSGWHKSGPGATSNWYHNHNNSGGGWHPNNGTVDWHHGGTGRNSNWHSEGTDGFWHMNNSSGNWQSKARGTKSWNYSGPGDIFQPGRNRNSNCQIDDMTMLWNKKSNKLNKYNQGRYTRQRQENRGPTKDDNDYLLDFTSDKLPSEGLLDFSTSEQPESQTSKQAEIIVPKMSGKSGNVSKDKIHRWTLYPSPKIVEPQQPGLKEATAKKSEVVDEPPFLFHLITACGKDPKTNNTDNSTKLKTQKENQSGSFDHKVTSDHTVSSEAMTTCPSRVIPEQENSSHKMPSLKSPLLPFPNTRSSSQKQDSKNLSKNTKPLSATPGECQNHSNTLSLEDNQNSSYVSKLRSSCSCVLKGNKTVLDGTQKEPVDNLSEILKKGKEVLKCSQPLQNPLLSNAKSIRSSASESKNGEESVKGSLNTELQECAPEDRGEAELSDLEKHGAKVENLGPLNPKGSLCGALECEHPVTEKERDDKTNKTTEKCSINSDGSTVHHKESEFQMESAASAGSPQSGLLLDLKTSLEDIQIEEPVKSGLPFETESFESSNLDVDLQKGGTRQPSGSLLPELSKLGFPASLQRDLTRHISLKSKPGAHLPEPNLNNARRIRSVSGHRKSETEKESGLKPTLRQILNASQRNVNWVQVIQQVTKKKQELGKGLPRFGIEMVPIVQNEQEVLDLDEEPDLSSLEGFQWEGISIATSPALARKRSLSESSVIMDRTPSMYNFFTEQATGKENEPQQIVPPSNSLQTAQGQKANVNFKQDMMPLASSSRAGERVESVATRRRHSAQLPPDQMISLMRSARQEELNRQESSTPLSENQNTQESNGEGNSLSSNASSGLGISSLVDAATDSSCTSGAEQNDGQGLRKKRRATGDGSSPELPSLERKNKRRKIKGKKERSEVDQLLNISLREEELSKSLQCMDNNLLQARAALQAAFVEVQRLLMLKQQITMEMSGLRTHRIQILQGLQETYEPPERTEQVPCSPSRERKSRSQTAADPPPLPSPFFPLFLETPPSHISPSAPGVPLWVCTPPAFQAPGSITCPAPDSSVQIKQEPMSPEQENVNAVLQDSACSASEELLQTNSMSVSFLLH; encoded by the exons ATGGTACGAAAACGAAAATGTATATTGTGTCATACTGTATACagctcaaaaaaggaaatgaatgaacatGTGCGGAGCATGCTGCATCATAGAGAACTTGAAAACTTGAAGGGAAGGGACAGTGACCATGAGTGCCGGGTGTGCCGGGTGACAGTGGTGGGCTTGTCAgcttatgcaaaacatatttccagccAGTTTCACAAGGATAATGTTGATGctcaggaaagagaagaagatggaaaagaagaagaggtggAAGAAGAATACTTTGACAAAGAGCTCGTTCAGCTaataaaacaaaggaatgaaCAAAG CGATGAAGCATCTGTTTCTGGCCAAGAAATAAACTCTGATGACAGACGACAGTGGCGAAGAGAAGACCGAGGAGCTTACCAAGAGAGAGATGTTTATGATCAGCCATCGTGGCACCATCGTGCACCACTTCAGCGGGATTGGAAGTGGGAGAAGGATGGCTTCAATGGTGGTCGGAAAAATAACTTTCCACATTCCTTGAGGAATGGTGGTGGACCAAGAGGACGTTCTGGGTGGCACAAAAGTGGTCCAGGGGCAACTTCAAATTGGTATCACAACCACAATAATTCTGGAGGTGGTTGGCATCCAAACAATGGAACAGTAGATTGGCATCATGGTGGTACAGGAAGGAATTCCAACTGGCATTCTGAAGGAACAGATGGTTTTTGGCACATGAACAACAGTAGTGGAAACTGGCAATCCAAGGCACGAGGTACAAAAAGTTGGAATTATAGTGGCCCTGGAGACATATTTCAGCCTGGGAGAAACAGGAATTCTAACTGCCAAATTGATGACATGACCATGTTATGGAACAAGAAAtctaataaattaaataagtatAATCAAGGGAGATATACACGGCAAAGGCAAGAGAATAGAGGTCCTACTAAAGATGATAATGATTACCTATTAGATTTTACAAGTGATAAGCTTCCTTCAGAGGGCTTACTTGACTTCAGCACTTCTGAGCAACCTGAAAGTCAAACCTCTAAGCAAGCAGAAATTATAGTACCTAAGATGAGTGGAAAGAGTGGTAATGTATCAAAGGATAAAATACATCGCTGGACTCTTTACCCCTCCCCCAAAATTGTAGAGCCACAACAACCAGGGTTGAAGGAAGCAACTGCTAAAAAGTCAGAGGTGGTAGATgaacctccttttctttttcacctAATAACTGCTTGTGGGAAAGATCCCAAGACTAATAATACAGATAATTCCACAAAGctgaaaacacagaaagaaaaccagTCGGGGTCCTTTGATCACAAGGTCACTTCTGATCACACTGTTTCTAGTGAGGCAATGACCACTTGCCCGTCTAGAGTAATACCTGAACAGGAGAACAGTTCACATAAAATGCCATCACTAAAGTCTCCACTCCTTCCATTCCCAAACACTAGATCCTCATCTCAAAAACAAGATTCAAAGAACCTCTCGAAAAATACAAAACCTTTGTCTGCAACTCCTGGAGAATGTCAGAATCACTCAAATACACTTAGCTTAGAAGACAACCAGAATTCCTCTTATGTATCTAAACTACGTAGTTCTTGTTCTTGtgtattaaaaggaaataaaactgtGCTTGATGGGACTCAGAAAGAGCCTGttgacaatttaagtgaaatctTGAAGAAAGGTAAGGAGGTGTTGAAATGTAGTCAGCCCCTACAAAATCCACTCCTGAGCAATGCCAAAAGTATCAGGAGCTCTGCATCAGAAAGTAAGAATGGGGAAGAGTCTGTGAAAGGCTCTTTGAACACTGAGCTTCAAGAATGTGCACCAGAAGATAGAGGTGAAGCAGAGCTATCAGATCTTGAAAAACATGGTGCAAAAGTCGAAAATCTTGGTCCCTTAAATCCCAAAGGTTCACTTTGTGGCGCTTTAGAATGTGAACATCCTGtaactgagaaagagagagatgacaaAACTAATAAAACAACTGAGAAATGCTCTATTAATTCAGATGGCTCCACAGTTCACCACAAAGAATCAGAGTTTCAAATGGAGTCTGCAGCATCTGCAGGTAGTCCTCAGTCAGGCTTACTGCTAGACTTGAAAACATCATTGGAAGATATCCAGATTGAAGAACCTGTCAAATCAGGTTTGCCTTTTGAAACAGAAAGCTTTGAGAGCAGTAATTTGGATGTTGACCTCCAGAAAGGAGGCACAAGGCAACCTTCAGGCTCTCTGCTTCCTGAACTAAGCAAACTTGGTTTTCCTGCCTCTCTCCAGCGAGATCTAACCCGGCACATCAGTTTGAAAAGCAAACCTggggctcatcttcctgagcccAATCTCAATAATGCACGCCGCATTCGAAGTGTTAGTGGCCATCGAAAGAGTGAGACAGAGAAGGAGTCAGGACTCAAACCAACTCTAAGGCAGATTCTGAATGCTTCTCAAAGAAATGTCAACTGGGTACAGGTCATTCAGCAGGTAACCAAGAAGAAGCAGGAGCTGGGCAAAGGTTTACCCAGGTTTGGCATAGAGATGGTACCAATAGTTCAGAATGAGCAGGAAGTGTTGGATTTGGATGAGGAACCTGACCTGTCCAGTTTAGAAGGTTTCCAGTGGGAAGGTATTTCCATTGCTACATCACCTGCACTGGCAAGAAAACGTAGTCTTTCTGAGAGCAGTGTGATCATGGACAGGACTCCCTCCATGTACAACTTCTTCACTGAGCAGgctacaggaaaggaaaatgaacccCAGCAGATTGTTCCACCCAGTAATTCACTGCAGACAGCTCAAGGTCAGAAAGCAAACGTGAACTTTAAACAGGACATGATGCCTCTGGCTTCCTCCTCCAGGGCAGGCGAAAGGGTTGAAAGTGTTGCCACTCGAAGGAGGCATAGTGCCCAGTTGCCCCCTGACCAAATGATATCCTTGATGCGCTCTGCCAGACAAGAAGAACTGAACAGGCAGGAGAGCTCAACACCTCTTTCTGAGAATCAAAACACTCAGGAAAGTAATGGAGAAGGGAACTCGTTATCGTCTAATGCCTCCTCAGGTCTTGGCATCTCTAGTTTGGTGGATGCTGCTACAGACAGCAGTTGTACCTCTGGGGCGGAGCAGAATGACGGCCAGGGCCTCCGGAAGAAGCGCAGGGCAACTGGAGATGGATCTTCACCTGAGCTTCCAAGtctggaaagaaagaataaaagaaggaaaattaaaggcaaaaaagaacGTTCTGAGGTTGACCAACTGCTGAATATTTCTTTACGGGAGGAGGAGCTGAGTAAATCCTTGCAGTGTATGGATAACAACCTTCTGCAGGCCCGGGCAGCCCTTCAGGCAGCTTTTGTGGAAGTCCAGAGACTCCTTATGCTGAAACAACAGATAACGATGGAGATGAGTGGCCTGAGGACCCACAGAATACAGATTCTACAAGGATTACAAGAAACTTATGAACCTCCTGAGCGGACAGAACAGGTCCCCTGCAGCCCTTCCCGTGAGCGAAAGAGCAGATCTCAGACAGCTGCTGATCCCCCTCCTCTGCCTagtccttttttccctctctttttggaGACTCCCCCTTCCCATATATCACCATCTGCCCCTGGAGTGCCACTTTGGGTGTGCACACCTCCTGCTTTCCAGGCTCCTGGGAGTATCACATGCCCAGCTCCAGACTCATCAGTGCAGATTAAACAAGAGCCCATGTCTCCTGAGCAAGAAAATGTGAATGCTGTGCTACAGGATTCTGCCTGCAGTGCTTCTGAGGAATTGCTACAAACGAATAGTATGTCAGTCAGCTTTCTTCTGCATTAA